In one Nitrososphaerota archaeon genomic region, the following are encoded:
- a CDS encoding 2-isopropylmalate synthase (catalyzes condensation of pyruvate and acetyl-CoA to form (R)-citramalate; functions in isoleucine synthesis; belongs to the alpha-IPM synthetase/homocitrate synthase family; it is difficult distinguishing these proteins from enzymes in that family), with the protein MRIFDTTLRDGEQTPGVSLTPEEKLIIAKQLDKLGVDVIEAGFPATSKGEIEAIKLIANENLKAEICALSRTTKSDIDSVIDCNIKSIHLFIATSDIHLKYKLEMTREQVLEKAIEAIDYSKAHGLTIEFSAEDATRTDIDFLKKFYENVCKAGVDRINVPDTVGIMTPKKFYELILELKKVVNKPISVHCHNDFGMAVANSLAGIEAGATQIHVTINGLGERAGNAALEEIVANLEILYGYKTNIKTNLIYETSKLVS; encoded by the coding sequence ATTAGAATATTTGATACTACATTAAGAGATGGAGAACAAACTCCAGGAGTATCTCTAACTCCTGAAGAAAAATTAATAATTGCTAAGCAATTGGATAAATTAGGCGTAGATGTTATAGAAGCAGGCTTTCCAGCAACTTCTAAAGGAGAAATTGAAGCTATTAAGCTTATAGCTAATGAAAATCTAAAAGCAGAAATATGTGCTTTATCTAGAACGACAAAAAGTGATATCGATAGTGTTATAGATTGTAATATTAAAAGCATTCATTTATTTATAGCTACTTCAGATATTCATCTTAAGTATAAATTAGAAATGACTAGAGAACAAGTTTTAGAAAAGGCTATTGAAGCAATAGATTATTCTAAAGCACATGGATTGACTATAGAATTTTCAGCTGAAGATGCAACAAGAACGGACATAGATTTCTTAAAAAAATTTTATGAAAATGTTTGTAAAGCAGGAGTAGATAGAATAAATGTACCAGATACTGTTGGGATAATGACACCAAAGAAATTCTATGAGTTAATACTAGAATTAAAGAAAGTTGTAAATAAACCCATTAGTGTTCATTGCCATAATGATTTTGGAATGGCTGTTGCAAATTCTTTAGCTGGGATAGAAGCAGGAGCAACTCAAATTCATGTAACAATAAATGGATTAGGTGAAAGAGCTGGAAATGCAGCATTAGAAGAAATTGTAGCAAATTTAGAAATTTTATATGGATATAAAACAAATATAAAAACAAATTTAATATATGAAACTTCTAAGCTTGTTTC
- a CDS encoding isocitrate/isopropylmalate dehydrogenase family protein, producing MVYDIAIIPGDGIGPEQIEATLIVLDAIQEKLNLKFKYSFLEAGDNCFKKYGIALPEETIKAIEKADATLKGPVGETAAEVIVKLRQLLNLYANLRPAKSYPNIPSLKPNIDLLIVRENTECLYKGFEYRISEEVAIGMRIITKKASLRIAQYAFKEASKRKLKVTAVHKSNVLKATCGLFAEACREASKQYPNIKYEEMYVDAAAMELIRSPEKFDVIVTTNMFGDILSDEAAQTVGGLGLAPSANIGYDKALFEPVHGAAFDIAGKNIANPSSTILSSKMMLEWLHEKYGDKKCLDAAKIIEKALILAFEKGYTTKDLGGKLSTKEMGLKIASFIKEF from the coding sequence ATGGTTTATGATATAGCAATAATACCTGGAGATGGTATAGGACCTGAGCAAATTGAAGCAACTTTAATAGTTTTAGATGCTATTCAAGAAAAATTAAATTTAAAATTTAAGTATTCTTTCTTAGAAGCTGGAGATAATTGTTTTAAAAAATATGGAATTGCCTTACCTGAAGAAACTATCAAAGCTATCGAAAAAGCTGATGCTACTCTTAAAGGCCCAGTAGGAGAAACAGCTGCAGAAGTTATAGTTAAGCTTAGGCAGCTCTTAAATTTATATGCTAATTTAAGACCTGCAAAATCTTATCCAAATATTCCATCTCTTAAACCTAACATAGATTTACTTATAGTTAGAGAAAATACTGAGTGTCTTTATAAAGGTTTTGAATATAGAATAAGTGAAGAAGTAGCAATAGGTATGAGAATAATAACCAAAAAGGCATCTTTGCGTATAGCACAATATGCTTTTAAAGAAGCTTCCAAAAGGAAGCTGAAAGTAACAGCAGTTCATAAATCGAATGTTTTAAAAGCTACATGCGGTTTATTTGCCGAAGCTTGTAGAGAGGCATCTAAACAATATCCAAATATTAAATACGAAGAAATGTATGTTGATGCAGCAGCCATGGAGCTTATTCGTTCTCCAGAGAAGTTTGATGTAATAGTTACAACAAACATGTTTGGAGATATTCTAAGTGATGAAGCCGCTCAAACAGTTGGAGGGTTAGGTTTAGCACCTTCAGCTAATATAGGTTACGATAAAGCTTTATTTGAGCCTGTTCATGGAGCAGCATTTGATATAGCTGGAAAAAATATAGCTAATCCAAGCTCAACAATTTTATCATCAAAAATGATGTTAGAATGGCTTCATGAAAAATATGGAGATAAAAAATGTCTAGATGCAGCGAAAATTATTGAAAAAGCATTAATTTTAGCTTTTGAAAAAGGTTATACTACAAAAGATCTAGGAGGAAAACTTTCAACAAAAGAAATGGGTTTAAAAATAGCTTCTTTTATTAAAGAATTTTAA
- a CDS encoding 3-isopropylmalate dehydratase small subunit: MIFKGKAIKYGDNIDTDVILPGKYLGITDPNELGKHAMEGIDKEFPEKISKKGILIAGKNFGCGSSREEAALALKFSGVKCIIAEGFARIFYRNAINIGLPVLELPKALEKINNDDDITIDLSKGLILNESKKEEYQIKPLPEIIIEIIKDDGLINHIKNKGKL, from the coding sequence ATGATCTTTAAAGGTAAAGCTATAAAATATGGAGATAACATAGATACGGATGTTATTCTCCCAGGAAAATATCTTGGAATAACAGATCCAAATGAGTTGGGGAAACATGCAATGGAAGGCATAGATAAAGAATTTCCAGAAAAAATTTCTAAAAAAGGTATTTTAATAGCTGGAAAAAACTTTGGATGTGGTTCAAGCAGAGAAGAAGCAGCTTTAGCTTTAAAATTTTCTGGAGTAAAATGTATTATTGCTGAGGGTTTTGCAAGAATATTCTATAGGAATGCTATAAATATTGGTTTACCAGTATTAGAACTCCCTAAAGCTTTGGAAAAAATAAATAATGACGATGATATAACAATAGATTTGTCTAAAGGATTAATTTTAAATGAAAGTAAAAAAGAAGAATATCAAATTAAACCTTTACCAGAAATAATCATTGAAATAATTAAAGATGATGGATTAATAAATCATATAAAAAATAAAGGTAAGTTATAA
- a CDS encoding cupin domain-containing protein translates to MQVFPYQSVKAIEAEEGALKVKVRWLITKEIGAENFAMRLFEIESGGYTPLHEHPWEHEVFILEGEGMVIGGDKEKKFKEGDVVFIPPGEKHQFRNTGKRIVKLLCLIPYTHK, encoded by the coding sequence ATGCAAGTATTTCCTTATCAAAGTGTCAAGGCAATAGAAGCTGAGGAAGGAGCATTAAAGGTAAAAGTAAGATGGCTAATTACTAAAGAGATAGGAGCTGAAAATTTTGCTATGAGGTTATTTGAGATAGAGTCAGGAGGTTACACTCCTCTCCATGAGCATCCTTGGGAACATGAAGTATTCATTCTAGAGGGAGAAGGAATGGTAATTGGTGGAGATAAAGAGAAAAAATTTAAGGAAGGAGATGTTGTCTTTATACCTCCTGGAGAAAAACATCAATTCAGAAATACAGGTAAGAGAATAGTAAAGCTTCTCTGCCTCATACCATATACACATAAATGA
- the hacA gene encoding homoaconitase large subunit has translation MYSNIVEKILSKAAGKEKVEAGEIIKAKVDKVMFHDLTGPLTLKSFKEMNGKKVWDPERIIVIFDHLVPANNERAALNQKNIREFVFEQGIKNFYDIGRGGICHQIMVEKGHAIPGELIIGADSHTCTYGAVGSFATGMGATDVAAILLTGETWLKVPETMKININGKIKEPITSKDVILYIIGKLSVDGAVYKAVIFSGEAVENMTIDSRMAMCNMAVEMGAKTGIVEPDKITEQYFKEKNILIDLNCKSDPNAEFSEIIDFNVSKLEPQVACPSSVDNVKPISEVEGIEIDQAYIGSCTNGRLEDLRLVAKIVKNRKINENVRTIIVPASQEIYLNALKEGLIDIFIKAGALVCNPTCGACIGTHMGILADEETCIASINRNFIGRMGSTKAKVYLASPATVIASAITGRITDPRRYLF, from the coding sequence ATGTATTCAAATATTGTAGAAAAAATATTATCTAAAGCAGCTGGAAAAGAAAAAGTTGAAGCTGGTGAAATAATTAAAGCTAAAGTAGATAAAGTAATGTTTCATGATTTAACAGGTCCTTTAACTTTAAAAAGCTTTAAAGAAATGAATGGAAAAAAAGTTTGGGATCCTGAAAGAATAATTGTTATATTTGATCATCTTGTTCCAGCAAATAATGAAAGAGCTGCACTTAATCAGAAAAATATTAGAGAATTTGTTTTTGAACAAGGAATAAAAAATTTTTATGATATAGGCAGAGGAGGAATTTGCCATCAAATAATGGTTGAGAAAGGGCATGCTATACCAGGAGAACTTATAATAGGTGCAGATTCTCATACATGCACTTATGGAGCTGTAGGATCATTTGCTACAGGTATGGGAGCTACAGATGTAGCAGCAATACTTTTAACAGGAGAAACATGGCTTAAAGTACCTGAAACAATGAAAATCAATATAAATGGAAAAATTAAAGAGCCAATAACTTCTAAGGATGTTATTTTGTATATCATAGGCAAATTAAGTGTTGATGGAGCGGTTTATAAGGCTGTAATATTTAGTGGGGAAGCAGTAGAAAATATGACAATAGATAGCAGAATGGCTATGTGCAATATGGCTGTTGAAATGGGTGCTAAAACAGGAATAGTTGAGCCAGATAAAATTACAGAACAATACTTTAAAGAAAAGAACATATTAATTGATTTGAATTGTAAAAGCGATCCTAATGCTGAATTTTCTGAAATAATTGATTTTAATGTTTCAAAACTTGAACCTCAAGTTGCTTGTCCTAGCTCTGTTGATAATGTTAAACCTATAAGTGAAGTAGAAGGAATAGAAATAGATCAAGCTTATATTGGTTCATGCACAAATGGTAGATTAGAAGATTTAAGATTAGTTGCAAAAATTGTTAAAAATAGAAAAATTAATGAAAATGTAAGAACAATAATTGTGCCAGCTTCTCAAGAAATTTATTTAAATGCTTTAAAAGAAGGTTTAATAGATATCTTCATAAAAGCCGGGGCATTGGTTTGTAATCCAACATGTGGAGCTTGTATAGGAACGCATATGGGAATATTGGCTGATGAAGAAACTTGTATAGCGTCTATTAATAGAAACTTTATAGGAAGAATGGGAAGTACGAAAGCTAAAGTTTATTTAGCATCTCCAGCTACTGTTATAGCATCTGCAATAACTGGAAGAATAACGGATCCTAGGAGATACTTGTTTTAA
- a CDS encoding ECF transporter S component, which yields MVKSKSLIISATAFCAALYASGSYLTAYISSPWGYGQFRPAIIIPAFFAIIFGPIPAGLGAAIGTFLCDSLKHGTLYIPSLVAAVPGNFIGFYLYGWLLKGKFNWKRFISSSIFVLIIANSIVAFLYVPTINFLFGLNLSINGIVLLSISLIIWWFVTMLPFMLLLTPFLIKISAIALPNITPIDVRNASLSREFPAKFFILSILLPGIIMLLLGLSLYFTPLVNIIYNGLTIRYKPEVASLTIDLIKNMFIVCGFSMTFSGILLNFIPINKTKK from the coding sequence ATGGTCAAATCAAAATCACTAATAATATCTGCAACTGCTTTTTGCGCCGCATTATATGCTAGTGGATCTTATTTAACAGCATATATTTCATCTCCTTGGGGCTATGGACAATTTAGACCTGCGATTATTATACCCGCATTTTTTGCAATAATATTTGGCCCAATACCGGCTGGACTTGGAGCTGCAATAGGAACATTTCTATGCGATTCATTAAAGCATGGCACTCTTTATATACCAAGTTTAGTAGCTGCTGTTCCTGGAAATTTCATCGGCTTCTATTTATATGGATGGCTTCTTAAAGGAAAATTCAATTGGAAAAGATTCATTTCTTCATCTATTTTCGTACTTATAATTGCAAATTCTATTGTGGCTTTTCTATATGTTCCAACAATAAACTTTCTATTTGGATTAAATCTTTCAATAAATGGCATAGTTCTTCTCTCAATTTCTTTAATAATTTGGTGGTTTGTAACAATGCTTCCATTTATGCTTCTTTTAACGCCATTTTTGATAAAAATTTCAGCAATAGCTTTACCAAACATTACTCCAATAGATGTAAGAAATGCAAGCTTAAGTCGAGAATTCCCAGCAAAATTTTTCATATTATCTATACTTTTACCTGGAATAATAATGCTTCTTTTAGGTTTATCACTCTATTTTACACCTTTAGTAAATATAATCTATAATGGATTAACGATTAGATACAAACCTGAAGTAGCTTCATTAACAATAGATTTAATAAAAAATATGTTCATTGTTTGTGGTTTTTCCATGACTTTTAGTGGCATATTATTAAACTTTATTCCAATTAATAAAACTAAAAAATAA
- the argS gene encoding arginine--tRNA ligase — translation MTVKYLFEEAEEILKNAGLSKPILEIPKKIEFGEISCISCFEDAKKLGLNPIEYAKEISSKIILKKDGLLKSFDVKPPGYINFYADWIKYTEATIKNILKLKNDYGKTNIGENKRIFLEHTSVNPNKALHIGHARNVCLGDTIYRILNFSGYKVIVANYVDDSGSQMADILLGFLELKYPMEPPKGIRFDEYCGDKIYVEVNNLISKNSELEKKKKTILKEIEDVNSKIFKLNREIAEKVLKDQLKTCWRLGARYDVINRELDVIVFGLWNKMFNKLKEAGIIYPSERGNKAGCWLIDLSKHPILSKEEDEVLLRSDLTITYIAKDIAYAAWKLGLLSDDFKYSLFTKNPDGTPLLITDFNGKMEEKFGRCDKAISVIDVRQSRPQEIIKYVLSLLGIDPEKYIHFSYEVVSLSSKDAEKIGIKDIKTKIIHMEGRKGIYIKVEEILNMLKEKFILETKKRHPEWSIEKIDKTSEALAIASLRYELIKSDTDKIIVFDSEKAMRIEGNTGPYLQYTFARACRIIEKAGMFNKNVEVFREPNEYERNVIRQIALFPLIVEEVAKTLFIKKLVNYTHQLALYFNDFYEKCQVISSNEKETNYRLAIVAAFKQTLNNCLYLLGLPIIEEM, via the coding sequence ATGACTGTAAAATACTTATTTGAAGAAGCTGAAGAAATTCTTAAAAATGCAGGATTATCTAAGCCTATATTAGAAATTCCTAAAAAAATAGAATTTGGAGAAATATCATGTATTTCATGTTTTGAAGATGCAAAAAAATTAGGTTTAAACCCTATTGAATATGCTAAAGAAATTTCTTCAAAAATAATTCTTAAAAAAGATGGTTTATTAAAAAGTTTCGATGTTAAACCTCCTGGATACATTAATTTTTATGCTGATTGGATTAAATATACTGAAGCTACTATAAAAAATATTTTAAAACTTAAAAATGATTATGGAAAAACAAATATTGGTGAAAACAAAAGAATTTTTCTTGAACATACAAGTGTTAATCCTAATAAGGCATTGCATATAGGTCATGCAAGAAATGTTTGTTTAGGAGATACAATTTATAGAATTTTGAATTTCTCAGGATATAAAGTAATTGTTGCAAATTATGTAGACGATAGTGGAAGTCAAATGGCCGATATTTTACTAGGCTTTTTAGAGCTTAAATATCCTATGGAGCCACCTAAAGGTATTAGATTTGATGAATATTGTGGAGATAAAATATACGTTGAAGTAAACAATTTAATTTCAAAAAATTCGGAGCTTGAAAAAAAGAAGAAGACCATTCTTAAAGAAATAGAAGATGTTAATTCAAAAATATTTAAATTGAATAGAGAAATAGCCGAAAAAGTTTTAAAAGATCAATTGAAAACATGTTGGAGATTAGGAGCAAGATATGATGTAATAAATAGAGAATTAGATGTAATCGTTTTTGGTTTATGGAATAAAATGTTCAATAAATTAAAAGAGGCGGGAATAATATATCCTTCAGAAAGAGGGAATAAAGCAGGTTGTTGGTTAATAGATTTATCAAAACATCCAATTCTTTCTAAAGAAGAAGATGAAGTTCTTTTAAGAAGTGATTTGACAATAACATATATTGCAAAAGATATTGCTTATGCAGCTTGGAAGCTAGGTTTATTAAGCGATGATTTTAAATATAGCTTATTTACAAAAAATCCAGATGGTACACCTTTATTAATAACAGATTTTAATGGGAAAATGGAAGAAAAATTTGGTAGATGTGATAAAGCAATATCTGTAATAGATGTTAGACAATCTAGACCACAAGAAATAATAAAATATGTTTTATCACTTTTAGGAATAGATCCTGAAAAATACATACATTTCTCATATGAAGTAGTTTCTTTAAGTTCAAAAGATGCTGAAAAAATTGGAATAAAAGATATAAAAACAAAAATTATTCATATGGAAGGAAGGAAAGGGATATACATAAAAGTAGAAGAAATATTAAATATGCTAAAAGAAAAATTTATTTTAGAAACTAAGAAAAGGCATCCTGAATGGAGTATAGAGAAAATAGATAAAACTTCAGAAGCTTTAGCAATAGCATCTTTAAGGTACGAATTAATAAAAAGCGATACTGATAAAATAATTGTATTTGATAGCGAGAAAGCTATGAGAATTGAAGGGAATACTGGACCATATTTGCAATATACTTTTGCAAGAGCATGTAGAATAATTGAAAAAGCAGGAATGTTTAATAAAAATGTGGAAGTTTTTAGAGAGCCAAACGAGTATGAGAGAAATGTTATAAGACAAATTGCTTTATTTCCATTAATTGTAGAAGAAGTAGCTAAAACGCTTTTCATAAAAAAATTAGTAAATTATACACATCAATTAGCATTATATTTCAATGATTTTTATGAAAAATGTCAAGTGATATCTTCTAATGAAAAAGAAACAAATTATAGATTAGCAATAGTGGCTGCTTTTAAGCAAACATTAAATAATTGTTTATATTTACTTGGATTGCCAATTATAGAAGAAATGTGA
- a CDS encoding MogA/MoaB family molybdenum cofactor biosynthesis protein, whose translation MSESVKKHREKAIKKINFVIFTISSTLYNKKVKGEKINDESGSKAIKLIEKAGYNVIKKIILPNDSGLLREEIDSCIKEFSPDVIITIGGTGLSSRDVTIEAITPIFEKNIPGFGELFRIHSFKKIGTASFLSRATAGIYKKVAIFSLPGSPHAIEIALKKIILPEIGHLIAHLKE comes from the coding sequence ATGAGTGAAAGTGTTAAAAAACATCGTGAAAAAGCAATTAAGAAAATTAATTTTGTAATATTTACTATAAGTTCTACACTTTATAATAAAAAAGTTAAAGGAGAAAAAATAAATGATGAATCTGGAAGTAAAGCTATAAAATTAATAGAAAAAGCTGGATATAATGTTATTAAAAAAATTATTTTACCAAATGATAGTGGATTATTAAGAGAAGAAATAGATTCTTGTATTAAAGAATTTTCTCCAGATGTAATAATCACCATTGGAGGCACAGGATTAAGCTCTAGAGATGTTACAATAGAAGCAATAACTCCAATTTTTGAAAAAAACATTCCAGGATTCGGAGAATTATTTAGGATTCATAGTTTTAAAAAAATAGGTACTGCATCTTTTTTATCAAGAGCTACAGCTGGAATATATAAAAAGGTAGCCATATTTTCTCTTCCAGGCTCTCCTCATGCAATTGAAATTGCTTTAAAGAAAATAATTTTGCCTGAAATTGGACATTTAATAGCTCATTTAAAAGAATAG
- the ala gene encoding alanine dehydrogenase translates to MKVLFLKRKDIEPLISMNEVLNVVEQAFKEKGLKRVQMPPKPYLFYHKYNGDLRAMPSYLEALDISAVKIVNSHPNNMKLYNLPTVIATIILIDPRNGSPLSIMEGSWITAMRTGAASGIASKHLARKDSHKLGLIGTGAQAETQILAISSILNIEEVCVYDKDKEKMKIFASKYIKKYGEKFSINPVNKPEDAVKNMDIVVTATPSREPIVKKDWIKAGMHINSIGADAPGKEELDPEILKISKIVVDDIEQASHGGEINVPLLKGIISLKDVYAEIGEIVAGLKPGRETIEEITVFCSTGLAIQDAVTAKLVYDKALENNIGQWIEFF, encoded by the coding sequence ATGAAAGTTTTATTCTTAAAAAGAAAAGATATAGAGCCCTTAATATCTATGAATGAAGTTTTAAATGTAGTAGAACAAGCATTTAAAGAGAAAGGATTAAAAAGAGTTCAAATGCCTCCTAAACCTTATCTTTTTTATCATAAATATAATGGCGACCTTAGAGCAATGCCATCTTATTTAGAAGCTTTGGATATTTCAGCTGTAAAAATAGTTAATTCTCATCCAAATAATATGAAATTATACAATTTACCAACAGTTATAGCTACAATAATTTTAATAGACCCTAGAAATGGTTCTCCTCTATCTATTATGGAAGGCTCATGGATAACTGCTATGAGAACTGGAGCAGCAAGTGGAATAGCCTCAAAACATTTAGCTAGAAAAGATTCTCATAAACTTGGATTAATTGGAACAGGTGCTCAAGCTGAAACTCAAATATTAGCAATTTCTTCTATTCTAAATATTGAAGAAGTATGTGTTTATGATAAAGATAAAGAAAAAATGAAAATTTTTGCTTCAAAGTATATTAAAAAATATGGTGAAAAATTTTCTATAAATCCTGTTAATAAACCTGAAGATGCTGTAAAAAATATGGATATAGTTGTAACAGCTACTCCATCTAGAGAACCTATAGTTAAAAAAGACTGGATTAAAGCTGGAATGCATATAAATTCTATCGGAGCAGATGCTCCAGGTAAAGAAGAACTTGATCCAGAAATTCTTAAAATATCAAAAATTGTTGTAGATGATATTGAACAAGCTTCTCATGGAGGAGAAATAAATGTTCCTCTTTTAAAAGGTATTATTTCATTAAAAGATGTGTATGCTGAAATAGGAGAAATAGTAGCTGGTTTAAAGCCTGGAAGAGAAACTATAGAAGAAATAACGGTTTTTTGCTCAACTGGTTTGGCTATACAAGATGCTGTAACAGCTAAGCTCGTGTATGATAAAGCTTTAGAAAATAATATAGGACAGTGGATTGAATTCTTTTAG
- a CDS encoding CPBP family intramembrane glutamic endopeptidase — protein sequence MFAVVKLTIPDLIEEIGGRTETISNFFRFNFSFPLNYILQTIYAFTLLAPAEELLFRGFIQGRLQKWMNPYLAINIQSILYGLTHGFPLYMIGLPIIHCIAYGLIGFFGGVLLGIAFYKTNNNIVASWFAHVISDSPLALLFFEF from the coding sequence ATGTTTGCTGTAGTGAAACTTACTATTCCTGATTTGATTGAAGAAATCGGTGGAAGAACTGAGACGATAAGTAATTTCTTTAGATTTAATTTTTCATTTCCTTTAAATTACATTCTTCAAACAATTTATGCTTTTACCTTACTCGCTCCTGCGGAAGAACTTCTATTCAGAGGATTTATTCAAGGTAGGTTACAGAAGTGGATGAATCCTTATTTAGCAATCAATATCCAATCTATTCTATATGGGCTAACCCATGGATTTCCTTTATATATGATTGGTTTACCTATTATTCATTGTATAGCTTATGGATTAATAGGCTTTTTTGGAGGTGTACTCCTTGGTATTGCTTTTTATAAAACAAACAATAATATTGTAGCTTCATGGTTTGCTCATGTAATCTCAGACTCACCTTTAGCATTATTATTCTTTGAATTTTAG